Within Aspergillus oryzae RIB40 DNA, chromosome 2, the genomic segment ACAGCTTGGTACCAGCGTTGCGCTCACGACCGAATGAGGAGAACCAGCTGGCACCACGACGCATGATAGTGGGGGTCACAGCGACGGTCTCAACATTGGTGACGGTACTGGGGCAGCCGAACAGACCGACAGCAGCAGGGAATGGGGGCTTAAGACGAGGCTTGCCGGCTTTACCCTCGATGGACTCGATCAAAGAGGTTTCCTCACCACAAACATAAGCACCCATACCACGGTGGATGTAGACGTCGAAATCGTAACCGGTTCCGCAGGCGTTCTTGCCGATCAGACCAGCCTCATAGGCCTCGTTGATGGCCCGCTGGAGGACGGTAGCTTCATGGTAGAACTCGCCACGGATGTAGATGTAGGCAGCGTTGGCGTTCATCGCACGACCGACAACGAGACAGCCTTCAATGAGCTTCTGGGGGTCCTTGCGCATAATCTCACGGTCCTTGCAGGTTCCGGGCTCACCCTCATCGGCATTGACGACCAGATAACGGGGTCTGGGGTCCTTATCCCAGTCCTTGAAGTTCATGAAAGACTAAAGGGTCATTGTATGTTAGACCCTAGGGGTCCGGAACCGTCTCTCGATCAGTACTTACGTATTTCAATCCTGAGGGGaaaccagcaccaccacGACCACGAAGACCAGAAGCTTTGAGTTCCGAGATAAGCTATAATTTGACAACAACGAGCCTGCATTAGCATTGAACCAATCCGAGATAGAACACGCCACAGGATGATGGTCCATGGCAAATGGGCGAACGCCTACCCAGTCATCGCCCTTCAGAACAATATCCTTGGTCCTATGCCAATCACCGTACTTCATTGCCGACTTCAGATCGGCGCCATGGTGTCCGTAAAGGTTTGTGAAAATCCGGTCCTGGTCCTGCAGACCGCCATGATGCCGTACTGGGGGGGCGTTGTCCTGGACGGTCGCGAAGGTGCGGGCAGCCTGGCCCTGGACTCGGAGGGAGCGGGAGGAAAGGTTGGCgagggaggaagacgagggagCCGCCGCTCGAGATATCATTGTGATAGCTGGCCCAATGGCTGCGGGGAGATTcgggggagagggaggagtgGAAAGGGTTCAATGATGGAGACTCGCTGTCGTTGAGCTTCACGGGCGCGGCAATTCCTGCGCTTGCTGAATATCCGCCTTTCGCCCGTCGCTGATTGGCCCCGATTAAGTCACGTGGTATGTGCTGAGTCAGATATCCATCGATATGTATTACTAATCATTATTGTTTTACATTGTATAACCTCAACTATACACACCAAATGTACACGCTCCCTTCTACTGCGGGATATACAGACATGGCGCCGTAGAGAGCATCACTTGTCCTTGCCCGGGCTGCTCTGCGGCCAACAAAGCCAGCGGTTC encodes:
- a CDS encoding NADH-quinone oxidoreductase subunit NuoF (NADH:ubiquinone oxidoreductase, NDUFV1/51kDa subunit); the encoded protein is MISRAAAPSSSSLANLSSRSLRVQGQAARTFATVQDNAPPVRHHGGLQDQDRIFTNLYGHHGADLKSAMKYGDWHRTKDIVLKGDDWLISELKASGLRGRGGAGFPSGLKYSFMNFKDWDKDPRPRYLVVNADEGEPGTCKDREIMRKDPQKLIEGCLVVGRAMNANAAYIYIRGEFYHEATVLQRAINEAYEAGLIGKNACGTGYDFDVYIHRGMGAYVCGEETSLIESIEGKAGKPRLKPPFPAAVGLFGCPSTVTNVETVAVTPTIMRRGASWFSSFGRERNAGTKLYCISGHVNNPVTVEEEMSIPLRELIDRHCGGVRGGWDNLLAVIPGGSSTPVIPKSVCDDQLMDFDALKDSQSGLGTAAVIVMDKSTDIVRAISRLSSFYRHESCGQCTPCREGSKWTQQIMQRMETGQAREREIDMLQELTKQVEGHTICALGEAFAWPIQGLIRHFRPELEAKIREHAQELGQAPYAGGWHPNSRAEGKLISPGM